A single genomic interval of Trichosurus vulpecula isolate mTriVul1 chromosome 6, mTriVul1.pri, whole genome shotgun sequence harbors:
- the LOC118853625 gene encoding olfactory receptor 5B12-like — MTIMGNRSEVNEFILVGLTDAPELQVPLFIMFTIIYLITLVGNLGMVGLIFCDSNLHTPMYFFLSNLSLVDFGYSTAITPKVMAGFLMGDKVISYNACATQFFIFVAFSTVESFLLAAMAYDRHAAVCKPLHYTTTMTSNVCAALAIGSYVCGFLNSSIHTRDTFSFDFCSSNVIHHFFCDFPALVALSCSETHISELIVFFVVGFNDFFAIIVILISYLFIFIAILRMRSAEGRQKAFSTCTSHVTAVSMFYGTGIFMYLQPSSSHSMDTDKIASVFYTMIIPMLNPLVYSLRNKEVKKAFIKISEGIKSSLGASF, encoded by the coding sequence ATGACAATTATGGGGAACAGATCAGAAGTGAATGAATTCATCCTTGTAGGATTAACAGATGCCCCAGAGCTTCAGGTCCCTCTCTTCATAATGTTCACTATTATCTACCTCATCACCTTGGTGGGGAACCTGGGGATGGTTGGTCTGATTTTCTGTGACTCCAATCTCCACACCCCCATGTACTTTTTTCTCAGTAACCTCTCTCTGGTGGATTTTGGCTATTCCACAGCTATTACTCCTAAGGTGATGGCTGGGTTCCTCATGGGGGACAAGGTTATCTCTTATAATGCGTGTGCTACacagtttttcatctttgtggcCTTTTCCACTGTTGAAAGTTTTCTTCTGGCTGCAATGGCCTATGATCGCCATGCAGCTGTGTGTAAGCCCCTCCATTATACCACCACCATGACATCCAATGTGTGTGCTGCTCTGGCCATTGGTTCCTATGTCTGTGGTTTTCTGAATTCCTCCATTCACACAAGAGATACTTTCAGCTTTGACTTCTGTAGTTCCAATGTGATTCATCACTTTTTCTGTGATTTTCCAGCACTTGTGGCTCTGTCCTGTTCTGAAACACATATCAGTGAACTGATTGTCTTCTTTGTTGTGGGATTCAATGACTTCTTTGCCATTATAGTCATCttgatttcttatttattcatctTCATTGCCATCCTGCGAATGCGTTCAGCTGAGGGTCGACAGAAAGCTTTCTCCACTTGTACTTCCCACGTTACAGCAGTGTCCATGTTCTATGGGACAGGGATCTTCATGTACTTACAACCCAGTTCTAGTCATTCCATGGATACAGACAAAATAGCATCTGTCTTCTATACCATGATCATTCCCATGTTGAACCCTCTGGTCTATAGCCTGAGGAATAAGGAAGTCAAAAAAGCTTTCATAAAAATTTCTGAGGGGATAAAATCATCATTAGGTGCATCCTTTTAA
- the LOC118853658 gene encoding olfactory receptor 5B12-like, translated as MENRSEGSKFLLVGLTDAPELQVPLFIIFTVIYLITLVGNLGMIALISWDSRLHTPMYFFLSNLSLVDFGYSSAITPKVMAIFLMEDKIISYNGCAAQFFFFVAFSTVESFLLAAMAYDRHAAVCKPLHYTTTMTSSVCAGLAIGSYVCGFLNSSIHTRNTFSFDFCISNVVHHFFCDFPALVALSCSETHTSELVVFFVVGFNVFFAFFIILISYLFIFIAILRMCSAEGRWKAFSTCASHLTAVSIFYGTIIFMYLQPSSSHSMDTDKVVSVFYTIVIPMLNPVVYSLRNKDVKSAFIKISQGAKSSLGLSF; from the coding sequence ATGGAGAACAGATCAGAAGGGAGTAAATTTCTCCTTGTAGGATTAACAGATGCTCCAGAGCTCCAGGTCCCCCTCTTCATAATATTCACTGTCATCTACCTCATCACCCTGGTGGGGAACCTGGGGATGATAGCCCTGATCTCCTGGGACTCCCGTCTCCATACGcccatgtactttttcctcagtAACCTCTCTCTGGTGGATTTTGGCTATTCTTCAGCTATTACTCCCAAGGTAATGGCTATCTTTCTCATGGAAGACAAGATAATCTCCTACAATGGGTGTGCTGCacagtttttcttctttgtggCCTTTTCCACTGTTGAAAGTTTTCTACTGGCTGCTATGGCCTATGATCGCCATGCAGCTGTGTGTAAGCCCCTCCATTATACCACCACCATGACTTCTAGTGTGTGTGCTGGTCTGGCTATTGGTTCCTATGTGTGTGGTTTTCTGAATTCTTCCATTCACACAAGAAATACTTTCAGCTTTgacttttgtatttccaatgtgGTCCATcactttttttgtgattttccagCACTTGTGGCTCTGTCCTGTTCTGAAACACATACCAGTGAACTGGTTGTCTTCTTTGTCGTGGGATTCAatgtcttttttgcctttttcatcATCTTGATatcttacttatttatttttattgccaTATTGAGGATGTGCTCAGCTGAGGGTCGATGGAAAGCCTTCTCTACATGTGCTTCCCACCTCACAGCAGTGTCCATATTCTATGGGACAATAATCTTCATGTACTTACAACCCAGTTCTAGTCATTCCATGGACACAGACAAAGTAGTGTCTGTCTTCTACACTATAGTTATCCCCATGTTGAACCCTGTGGTCTATAGCCTCAGGAACAAAGATGTCAAGAGTGCTTTCATTAAAATTTCTCAGGGTGCAAAGTCATCATTAGGCTTATCCTTTTAA